In Triticum aestivum cultivar Chinese Spring chromosome 5B, IWGSC CS RefSeq v2.1, whole genome shotgun sequence, the following proteins share a genomic window:
- the LOC123116500 gene encoding uncharacterized protein: MGSALLSMVRMMKPKKDGAPPAFVHDLHREYQILQERSVCGCGSQSLPHHGTTATPCRQRTEEERDASIICHVHLALRHYNATNPGSEFVPVKPLMAAYVGFQSHIWVHVGFVAHRKKIASSKRRRNQANDTDKTFFAELRYSHHSGAPAVETCTIIEKSSRKSHLKTACAFCPESFQILHPLDGSFLCGKKSQANEGQGFIHFTNLLELPFTCPMASGQGKEDAAAPEEEEEHSSVLSWAALPFLLGYLCRSLMISIWTRSGAKLARS; this comes from the exons ATGGGATCTGCACTGTTGTCGATGGTGCGGATGATGAAGCCGAAGAAGGACGGCGCGCCGCCCGCCTTCGTGCACGACCTGCACCGCGAGTACCAAATTCTCCAGGAACGCTCCGTGTGCGGGTGCGGCAGCCAATCGCTGCCGCACCACGGGACGACGGCGACTCCTTGCCGCCAGCGCACCGAAGA GGAGCGCGACGCCTCCATCATCTGCCACGTCCACCTCGCTCTCCGTCACTACAACGCCACCAACCCGGGCTCGGAGTTCGTTCCCGTCAAGCCTCTCATGGCCGCGTACGTGGGTTTCCAAAGCCACATCTGGGTCCACGTGGGCTTCGTGGCTCACAGGAAGAAGATCGCCAGCAGCAAACGGAGGCGGAACCAGGCCAACGACACGGACAAGACCTTCTTCGCGGAGCTGCGCTACAGCCACCACTCCGGCGCGCCGGCCGTCGAAACATGCACCATCATCG AGAAGTCGTCGCGCAAAAGCCACTTAAAAACCGCGTGTGCATTTTGCCCCGAAAGCTTTCAGATTTTGCACCCACTTGACGGAAGCTTCCTGTGCGGAAAGAAGAGCCAGGCAAACGAAGGGCAGGGTTTCATACATTTCACGAACCTGCTTGAGTTACCGTTCACATGCCCCATGGCCAGTGGACAAGGCAAGGAGGATGCGGCAgccccagaggaggaggaggagcatagTAGCGTCCTAAGCTGGGCCGCCCTCCCCTTTCTTCTCGGTTATCTTTGCCGGTCTTTGATGATAAGCATCTGGACTAGATCAGGGGCAAAGCTAGCGAGAAGTTAA
- the LOC123116501 gene encoding uncharacterized protein: MESALSPMVRMMMRKLSGAPPAFMHDLHREDQTLQERSMCGCGSQSPDHGTTGQRTEEERDASIIGHVHHALRRYNADNPGSEFVPVKPLMAAYVGFKGHIWVHVSFVARGRKVVSGKRRRNTVSDTVTDEHFFAELRYSHRRSDAPAVETCTIIDKKPRHSHLKTSCTFCPESFKILHPLDRSFVCGKKTQANEGQGFTHFMNLLEKSFTCPTVGGEDKEDAAAPEEQKAPEEQKEEHSSTMSRALSFFDFFRNLMARVLPAFDDKLVF, from the exons ATGGAGTCCGCACTGTCGCCGATGGTGCGGATGATGATGCGGAAGCTGAGCGGCGCGCCCCCCGCTTTCATGCACGACCTGCACCGTGAGGACCAAACGCTCCAGGAACGCTCCATGTGCGGCTGCGGCAGCCAATCGCCGGACCACGGGACGACGGGTCAGCGCACCGAAGA GGAGCGCGACGCCTCCATCATCGGCCATGTCCACCACGCCCTCCGCCGCTACAACGCAGACAACCCG GGCTCGGAGTTCGTCCCCGTCAAGCCATTGATGGCCGCGTACGTGGGCTTCAAAGGCCACATCTGGGTCCACGTCAGCTTCGTGGCTCGCGGGAGGAAGGTCGTCAGCGGCAAACGGAGGCGGAACACTGTCAGCGACACCGTCACTGACGAGCACTTCTTCGCCGAGCTGCGCTACAGCCACCGCCGCTCCGACGCGCCGGCCGTTGAAACATGCACCATCATCG ATAAAAAGCCGCGACACAGCCACTTGAAGACCTCGTGTACATTTTGCCCAGAAAGCTTTAAGATCTTGCACCCTCTTGACCGGAGCTTCGTGTGCGGAAAGAAGACCCAAGCAAATGAGGGGCAAGGTTTCACGCACTTCATGAATCTGCTTGAGAAGTCGTTCACATGCCCCACTGTCGGTGGAGAAGACAAGGAGGATGCAGCAGCTCCAGAGGAACAGAAAGCTCCAGAGGAACAGAAGGAGGAACATAGTAGCACCATGAGCCGGGCTCTCTCCTTCTTTGATTTTTTCCGTAATCTCATGGCAAGGGTTTTGCCGGCCTTTGACGATAAGCTTGTGTTCTAG
- the LOC123116502 gene encoding uncharacterized protein — protein MGSALLSMVRMMTPKKDGAPPVFVQDLHREDQTLQERSVCGCGSQSLPHHGTTATPCRLRTEEERDASITCHVHHALRHYNASNPGSEFVLVKPLMAAYVGFQSHIWVHVGFVARRKKIASSKRRRNQANEADKTFFAELRYSHHLSGAPAVETCAIIEKSSRKSHLKTACAFCPESFQILHPLDGSFLCGKKSQTNEGQGFTHFTNLLELPFTCPTANGEGKEDAAAPQEEEHSSTLSWAALPFHFIGNLITRVLPALIRC, from the exons ATGGGGTCTGCACTGTTGTCGATGGTGCGGATGATGACGCCGAAGAAGGACGGCGCGCCGCCGGTTTTCGTGCAGGACCTGCACCGCGAGGACCAAACTCTCCAGGAACGCTCCGTGTGCGGCTGCGGCAGCCAATCGCTGCCGCACCACGGGACGACGGCGACTCCCTGCCGCCTGCGCACCGAAGA GGAGCGCGACGCCTCCATCACCTGCCATGTCCACCACGCCCTCCGCCACTACAACGCCAGCAACCCGGGCTCAGAGTTCGTCCTCGTCAAGCCTCTCATGGCCGCGTACGTGGGCTTCCAAAGCCACATCTGGGTCCACGTCGGCTTCGTGGCTCGCAGGAAGAAAATCGCCAGCAGCAAACGGAGGCGCAACCAGGCCAACGAGGCGGACAAGACCTTCTTCGCCGAGCTGCGCTACAGCCACCACCTCTCCGGCGCGCCGGCCGTTGAAACATGCGCCATCATCG AGAAGTCGTCCCGCAAAAGTCACTTGAAGACCGCGTGTGCATTTTGCCCCGAGAGCTTTCAGATTTTGCACCCCCTTGACGGCAGCTTCCTGTGCGGAAAGAAGAGCCAGACAAATGAAGGACAGGGTTTCACACATTTCACGAACCTGCTTGAGTTGCCGTTCACATGCCCCACGGCTAATGGGGAAGGCAAGGAGGATGCGGCAGCCCCACAGGAGGAGGAGCATAGTAGCACCCTGAGCTGGGCTGCTCTCCCCTTTCATTTTATCGGTAATCTTATTACAAGGGTTTTGCCAGCCTTAATTCGATGCTAG